In Novipirellula caenicola, one genomic interval encodes:
- a CDS encoding universal stress protein, whose protein sequence is MRVLLANDSSQHSKAAADYLLSLPFRRPIDLDIVSAVVPPMMIDSGTMLMPTDLGLFLDEECEAAKQRVEQTATELGGRVHSLSTHVPVGSPSTELLNVAEDTDADLIVLGAVGHSALQRVLLGSISDYVATHSGTSTLIVRPLRESSEAPSLRKIVIALSGRPEDQRMIDWLRPFKWAGGIEVHLVRILHVNSFYRQDIRQKASEFWTDYLRQAHEHMLGLESVIQDMGLNTETHLVEGDHIGESLIQYADEHGCDLMMIGDSDSGLLTRVFLGSTSRYVLRHAHCSVLIVRDKHDHREAKQAAAAKTHATAH, encoded by the coding sequence ATGCGTGTTTTACTAGCGAACGATTCCTCGCAACACTCCAAGGCGGCAGCCGACTATTTACTGTCGCTGCCGTTTCGCCGTCCGATCGATTTGGACATCGTTTCGGCAGTGGTGCCACCGATGATGATCGATTCCGGGACGATGTTGATGCCCACGGATCTGGGGTTGTTTCTCGATGAAGAATGTGAGGCGGCGAAACAGCGGGTCGAACAAACGGCGACGGAATTAGGCGGCCGCGTGCATTCGTTAAGTACGCATGTACCAGTCGGATCGCCGTCGACGGAACTGTTGAACGTCGCGGAGGACACCGATGCCGATTTGATTGTGCTCGGAGCGGTTGGACATTCGGCGCTGCAACGTGTGCTGCTAGGCAGCATTTCTGATTACGTGGCAACGCACAGCGGCACGTCGACGTTGATCGTCCGTCCGTTGCGTGAATCCAGCGAAGCTCCTTCGCTTCGCAAAATTGTGATCGCGTTGTCGGGACGTCCCGAAGATCAACGAATGATTGATTGGTTGCGACCATTTAAATGGGCCGGGGGAATCGAAGTCCATTTAGTGCGAATCTTGCACGTCAATTCATTCTATCGACAAGACATTCGGCAAAAGGCGTCCGAGTTTTGGACCGACTATTTAAGACAAGCTCACGAACATATGTTAGGGCTAGAGTCTGTCATCCAAGACATGGGGCTGAACACCGAAACCCATTTGGTCGAAGGAGACCATATTGGTGAGTCGTTGATCCAGTACGCTGACGAACATGGCTGCGATCTCATGATGATTGGCGACAGTGATAGCGGGTTGTTGACTCGGGTATTTCTAGGCAGCACGTCACGTTACGTGCTTCGTCACGCCCATTGCAGCGTGCTGATTGTGCGTGACAAACATGATCATCGCGAAGCAAAGCAAGCGGCTGCAGCGAAAACTCACGCAACGGCTCATTAA